One Ignavibacteriota bacterium DNA segment encodes these proteins:
- a CDS encoding response regulator yields the protein MPASTVDLESVDNAASRATPSIMIVEDEVIVAEDVRRRLEEMGYIVTGVVSRGDQALSQVRRTHPDLILMDIGLKGAVDGIEAAKTILHEEDIPIVFASAYSDDATLRRAKTIDPFGFVLKPFDERELRTAIEIGLYKHQTERRLREREAMYRSLVELSTDGIATLDMSGNILFCNSQKATMHGCADPGELVGRHALELVAPDEKERAGLMLAGVMRGEPLTDGVLTLLRLDGSPVTVEVSAMLLHAAPNRAMRVMCVEHDVTHRMQTEADLRLAVRQLQFVVENLNDGIMFEDASGRIRLTNSAFCHMFNVDGESTSAGASCEFFAQATSVLMADPPGYVRRIGDVRSAAQAVHGDILRMKDGRTVQRDYTSLHVEGSILGHVWQYHLLP from the coding sequence ATGCCAGCGAGTACCGTGGACCTGGAAAGTGTTGACAACGCCGCCAGCCGGGCGACACCGTCGATCATGATCGTCGAGGACGAAGTGATCGTCGCAGAGGATGTGCGACGGCGCCTGGAGGAGATGGGATATATCGTCACCGGCGTGGTCTCGCGCGGCGATCAGGCGCTCTCGCAAGTGCGCCGCACCCATCCCGATCTCATCCTGATGGATATCGGTTTGAAGGGGGCAGTGGACGGGATCGAAGCAGCGAAGACGATCCTCCACGAAGAGGATATCCCCATCGTCTTCGCAAGTGCCTACTCCGACGATGCAACGCTCCGCCGTGCCAAGACGATAGACCCCTTTGGATTCGTTCTCAAGCCCTTCGACGAACGAGAACTTCGTACGGCGATCGAGATCGGGCTGTATAAACATCAGACCGAGCGCCGGCTGCGCGAGCGCGAGGCGATGTACCGTTCCCTGGTCGAGCTTTCCACGGATGGCATCGCGACGCTCGATATGAGCGGCAACATCCTGTTCTGCAATTCCCAGAAGGCCACCATGCACGGGTGCGCCGATCCGGGGGAACTGGTCGGCCGCCACGCCCTTGAACTCGTCGCACCGGACGAGAAAGAGCGCGCGGGACTGATGCTTGCGGGAGTCATGCGCGGCGAGCCGCTGACCGACGGGGTGCTCACGCTCCTGCGTCTGGATGGGTCGCCGGTGACCGTGGAGGTGTCCGCGATGCTCCTCCATGCCGCCCCGAACCGCGCGATGCGCGTGATGTGTGTCGAGCACGATGTGACGCACCGTATGCAAACCGAGGCGGATCTCCGCCTCGCGGTCCGGCAGCTGCAATTCGTGGTGGAGAACCTGAATGACGGGATCATGTTCGAGGATGCCTCGGGGCGGATCCGCTTGACGAACTCCGCTTTCTGCCACATGTTCAACGTCGATGGTGAAAGCACGAGCGCAGGGGCCTCGTGCGAATTCTTTGCCCAGGCAACCAGCGTCCTCATGGCCGATCCCCCCGGATACGTCCGCCGTATAGGGGATGTCCGGTCCGCAGCGCAAGCCGTGCATGGCGATATCCTCAGGATGAAGGACGGACGGACCGTGCAACGCGACTATACGTCCCTGCACGTGGAAGGGAGCATCCTGGGACAC
- a CDS encoding cyclic nucleotide-binding domain-containing protein: MTYTLLEGENAADHPAIAALHSAINDGLPVGTVRTYTHGDLLIREGDLNDALFVILEGRVLLLKGYATADEVAIGTLEAGDLVGVLSFYGRGQVFSTARAKTDVVAMRIKRREFDVLPREQPGLAEQLQSLVITNLADRYRRILNLHIEVAALTREVEIERNQLQHALDELQSTRNRLIHQEKMAILGQLVAGIAHELNNPVSALLRGAETISSLLPDALGAENAMPYRMLALGQARSTPDTAAQQERMNLLEGQFPSIRRSLIRTLAQIPPAHFDELSHALRLDQPDAEQRIGELIPWFEIGMFLRNIEIASTRIGNLVSSLKGYSRQSKDDVERVDVRRGIEETLLLLGNRLKNVTVHLKLDDVPPVQVRPGEINQVWTNVILNACDAMHDRGELTVQTQAGEEGTVVISFVDSGPGIPEDVLPKIFEAHFTTKTASGSFGLGLGLAISNEIVRKHGGTIVYANMPAPATGARCTVTLPGADGERR; the protein is encoded by the coding sequence ATGACCTATACACTCCTCGAAGGCGAGAACGCAGCGGACCATCCTGCGATCGCCGCGCTTCACAGCGCCATCAACGACGGTCTCCCCGTCGGAACGGTACGAACGTACACGCATGGAGACCTGCTGATCCGCGAGGGTGATCTCAATGATGCACTCTTCGTCATTCTCGAGGGTCGCGTCCTGCTGCTGAAAGGATACGCGACGGCAGACGAAGTGGCGATCGGCACGCTGGAGGCGGGCGACCTCGTCGGCGTCCTGTCCTTCTATGGACGGGGGCAGGTCTTCTCGACGGCACGTGCAAAGACCGATGTCGTGGCGATGAGGATCAAGCGCCGGGAGTTCGACGTCCTCCCCCGGGAGCAGCCGGGCCTGGCGGAGCAACTGCAATCGCTGGTGATCACGAATCTCGCCGACCGTTACCGCCGCATCCTCAATCTCCATATTGAGGTCGCAGCGCTGACGCGCGAGGTGGAGATCGAGCGCAATCAACTGCAGCACGCACTGGACGAGTTGCAGAGCACGAGGAACCGCCTCATCCATCAGGAAAAGATGGCGATCCTCGGTCAACTCGTGGCCGGCATCGCCCATGAACTCAACAATCCCGTTTCTGCGCTGCTGCGCGGTGCGGAAACGATCTCATCCTTGCTGCCGGACGCCCTCGGTGCGGAGAATGCGATGCCGTACCGGATGCTCGCCCTGGGGCAGGCACGTTCCACGCCTGACACCGCCGCACAACAGGAGAGGATGAATCTTCTGGAGGGGCAGTTCCCCTCGATTCGGCGCAGCCTGATACGAACCCTCGCGCAGATCCCACCCGCGCATTTTGATGAGCTCTCTCATGCGCTGCGCCTTGACCAGCCGGACGCGGAGCAGCGCATCGGGGAGCTGATCCCGTGGTTCGAGATCGGGATGTTCCTGCGGAACATCGAGATCGCGAGCACGCGGATAGGCAATCTTGTCTCCAGCCTCAAGGGATACAGCCGTCAATCGAAGGACGATGTCGAACGCGTGGATGTGCGGCGCGGGATCGAAGAGACGCTTCTCCTCCTCGGGAATCGCCTGAAGAATGTGACCGTGCATCTCAAGCTCGACGATGTGCCGCCTGTGCAGGTCCGGCCGGGCGAGATCAATCAGGTGTGGACGAATGTGATCCTGAATGCCTGTGATGCGATGCACGACCGTGGAGAACTCACCGTGCAAACACAGGCGGGGGAGGAAGGCACCGTGGTCATCTCCTTCGTGGATTCAGGACCGGGGATCCCCGAGGATGTCCTGCCGAAGATCTTCGAAGCCCACTTCACGACGAAAACAGCGAGTGGTTCATTCGGACTGGGGTTAGGGCTGGCGATCTCGAACGAGATCGTCCGGAAGCATGGGGGAACGATCGTGTATGCCAACATGCCGGCACCGGCAACGGGCGCCCGGTGCACGGTCACGCTCCCGGGGGCCGACGGCGAACGACGGTAG
- a CDS encoding response regulator, translating into MASRICILCVEDEAEVLDAVVKDLASLEDRFPLYTARSVAEARDCVARIEQAKDKLGIALCDHVMPGDTGVEFLVELYRDPYTATCRKVLLTGQAGLEAMVRAVNFAKLDYYIGKPWNQDELVAVVRNLLGEYIREYAPDPDAYRAFLEGQ; encoded by the coding sequence ATGGCATCCCGAATCTGCATTCTTTGCGTTGAGGACGAGGCCGAGGTCCTTGACGCGGTCGTCAAGGACCTCGCATCGCTCGAAGACCGGTTCCCGCTCTATACTGCGCGTTCCGTGGCCGAGGCCCGCGACTGTGTTGCACGGATCGAACAGGCGAAGGACAAACTCGGGATCGCATTGTGCGACCATGTGATGCCGGGCGATACGGGGGTGGAATTCCTCGTTGAACTCTACCGCGACCCGTATACGGCAACCTGCCGGAAGGTCCTGCTCACGGGGCAGGCCGGGCTTGAGGCGATGGTTCGTGCGGTCAATTTCGCAAAGCTCGATTACTATATCGGCAAGCCCTGGAACCAGGACGAACTGGTCGCCGTGGTCAGGAACCTGCTCGGTGAATACATCCGGGAGTATGCCCCGGACCCGGATGCCTACCGGGCCTTCCTCGAAGGACAATGA
- a CDS encoding serine acetyltransferase has translation MDTHTFASRLKERRDSHALGLQVKESTARFVQDLLALLFPHFCREEFNDPGEISARITLLQRDLTLLVRPFLNDKPDIAAEASQSFVAALPSIHDRLWLDAAAIHEGDPAAESIDEVVLAYPGFTAIAIHRFAHKLYALGIPVFPRLLTEYAHQLTGIDIHPGATIGSSFAIDHGTGLVIGESTVIGNHVKVYQGVTLGALSVDKKLAKSKRHPTIEDHVVIYAQAVILGGATTVGHHSIIGGNVWLTESVPPYSFVQVEHRTLVRSQTDPGLNGTYVI, from the coding sequence ATGGATACGCATACATTCGCATCGCGACTCAAAGAACGCCGCGATTCGCACGCACTGGGGCTTCAGGTCAAGGAAAGCACCGCCCGCTTCGTCCAGGACCTCCTTGCCCTCCTCTTTCCACACTTTTGCAGGGAAGAATTCAATGATCCGGGTGAGATCTCGGCGAGGATCACCCTGCTCCAACGGGATCTCACCCTGCTGGTCCGGCCCTTTCTGAACGACAAACCGGACATCGCTGCCGAAGCCTCGCAGAGCTTCGTTGCGGCGCTTCCCTCGATCCACGATCGGTTGTGGCTCGATGCGGCGGCGATCCACGAAGGCGACCCCGCGGCGGAAAGCATCGATGAGGTCGTGCTTGCGTATCCCGGATTCACCGCGATCGCCATCCACCGCTTCGCACACAAGCTCTATGCTCTCGGGATCCCGGTATTCCCCCGCCTGCTCACCGAATACGCTCATCAGCTTACCGGCATTGACATCCATCCCGGCGCAACGATCGGCTCGTCGTTCGCGATCGATCATGGCACAGGCCTGGTGATCGGAGAATCAACAGTGATCGGAAACCATGTGAAGGTCTATCAGGGCGTGACGCTCGGTGCCTTGAGCGTGGACAAGAAGCTGGCGAAATCGAAGCGCCACCCGACGATCGAGGACCACGTCGTGATCTACGCACAGGCGGTGATCCTCGGGGGCGCGACGACGGTGGGCCATCACAGCATCATCGGTGGGAATGTCTGGCTCACGGAGAGCGTCCCGCCCTACTCCTTTGTTCAGGTAGAGCACAGGACGCTCGTCCGCTCACAGACGGATCCGGGGTTGAACGGTACGTACGTCATCTGA
- a CDS encoding glycoside hydrolase family 127 protein: MAVLTVSLPGPAAQSQTPGYPIAPVRFTEVRVEDEFWSKRLETNRTVTIPHTIAQCEANGRVRNFELADSVLRGLLPEGKFCGRYGFDDTDVYKVIEGAAYAMHVQYDPLLDARVDSLILKIRKAQEPDGYLYTMRTMKPEASWAPERWVRDRLKGSHELYNSGHLYEAAVAHFYATGKRNLLDIALANADLLVNTFGPDKMRTVPGHEVTELGLVRLYQVTGKKAYLDLADFFIRERGHGTPEGMTYNQDHIPVLEQTEAVGHAVRAGYLYAGMADVAAYTGDTAFLPVLQKIWDDVVSRKLYITGGIGAAGNIEGFGPAYDLPNLTAYCETCAGIALVYWGHRMFLHTGDASFLDVVERVLYNGFLSGVAMTGDRFFYPNPLESISGEERSAWFTCACCISNDTRFVASIPGYAYATSGSSLYVNLYIGGSASVVLNGQTLKVRQQSRYPWAGDINLSLGLTSAAPFTVRLRIPGWAQGHPVPSDLYTYDDAITCAIGLTVNGAPQAVTIEKGFAVVTRTWQPGDKIALSLPMPIQRVRAHKEIVDDRGKVALERGPIVYCLEGPDQPASWLLDGVIPDTAQLQSTFDRNLLGGVQVINGTAFASQRTSGGGRSLGAARPFKAIPYYAWAHRGLHQMTVWPARTLEAAKPAPAATLAYTSALATSGGTSPDAIKDQLIPASSNDPLTPYFHWWPKKGSTEWVQYHFQEPSKVSGVTVYWFDDTGSGECRVPQSWEIQYHDGTSWKPVQLTSPVETAVNVPSHVTFVPVKTMDIRLMITLPAGFSAGLYEWSLE; the protein is encoded by the coding sequence ATGGCCGTGCTTACCGTATCGCTTCCCGGTCCGGCTGCACAGTCGCAGACTCCAGGTTATCCGATCGCCCCCGTACGCTTCACGGAGGTCCGTGTCGAGGACGAGTTCTGGTCCAAACGTCTGGAGACCAACCGGACCGTCACGATCCCGCATACCATCGCCCAGTGCGAAGCGAACGGCAGGGTCCGCAACTTCGAGCTTGCTGACAGTGTACTGCGCGGGCTGCTTCCGGAAGGGAAGTTCTGCGGGCGCTACGGTTTTGATGATACGGATGTGTACAAGGTGATCGAGGGCGCGGCGTATGCAATGCATGTGCAGTATGACCCGTTGCTTGATGCGCGGGTGGACTCGCTGATCCTGAAGATCCGCAAAGCCCAGGAACCCGATGGCTACCTGTACACGATGCGTACCATGAAACCCGAAGCCTCCTGGGCACCGGAACGGTGGGTGAGAGACCGATTGAAGGGAAGTCATGAGCTGTACAACTCGGGGCACCTCTACGAGGCAGCCGTGGCCCACTTCTATGCAACGGGCAAACGCAATCTGCTGGACATCGCGCTGGCGAATGCCGATCTGCTGGTGAACACGTTCGGTCCGGACAAGATGCGCACGGTTCCCGGGCACGAGGTCACGGAACTCGGACTCGTGCGCCTCTACCAGGTGACGGGAAAGAAGGCCTATCTCGACCTCGCAGACTTTTTCATTCGTGAACGGGGCCACGGTACGCCCGAAGGCATGACGTACAATCAGGACCATATCCCCGTCCTTGAACAGACGGAAGCGGTCGGCCATGCGGTCCGCGCAGGATACCTGTACGCCGGCATGGCGGATGTCGCCGCGTATACCGGAGACACGGCGTTCCTCCCCGTGCTGCAGAAGATCTGGGATGATGTGGTATCGCGGAAACTGTATATCACCGGAGGCATTGGCGCCGCCGGGAACATTGAAGGGTTCGGGCCTGCCTACGATCTTCCGAATCTGACAGCATACTGCGAAACATGCGCCGGGATCGCTCTGGTGTACTGGGGGCACCGCATGTTTCTTCATACCGGCGATGCATCGTTCCTCGATGTCGTCGAACGCGTCCTGTACAACGGATTCCTTTCCGGGGTGGCGATGACCGGAGACCGCTTCTTCTATCCGAATCCGCTCGAATCCATTTCCGGCGAGGAACGGTCGGCATGGTTCACGTGCGCATGCTGCATCTCGAATGACACGCGCTTCGTGGCCTCGATCCCCGGGTATGCCTATGCGACAAGTGGGAGTTCGCTCTATGTGAACCTGTATATCGGAGGAAGCGCGTCGGTGGTCCTGAACGGACAGACACTCAAGGTGCGGCAACAGTCACGCTACCCCTGGGCAGGTGATATCAACCTTTCTCTCGGGCTTACATCGGCAGCCCCCTTCACCGTGCGCCTCCGCATCCCGGGCTGGGCACAGGGACACCCGGTACCTTCTGACCTCTACACGTATGATGACGCGATCACGTGCGCCATCGGATTGACCGTGAACGGCGCTCCACAGGCCGTGACCATCGAGAAGGGATTCGCTGTCGTGACCCGCACCTGGCAACCGGGAGACAAGATCGCACTTTCACTTCCCATGCCCATCCAACGCGTCCGTGCGCACAAGGAGATCGTGGATGACAGGGGGAAAGTCGCTCTCGAGCGAGGGCCGATCGTGTATTGCCTCGAGGGGCCCGACCAACCGGCGTCCTGGCTCCTGGATGGCGTCATACCGGATACTGCGCAGTTACAGTCGACCTTTGACCGGAACCTCCTTGGTGGGGTTCAGGTGATCAACGGCACCGCATTCGCGTCACAGCGCACGTCCGGAGGCGGACGGTCCCTCGGTGCAGCCCGGCCATTCAAGGCCATTCCGTATTACGCGTGGGCGCACAGGGGATTGCATCAGATGACCGTTTGGCCGGCGCGGACCCTTGAAGCGGCGAAGCCTGCCCCGGCAGCGACGCTTGCCTACACGAGTGCGCTGGCCACTTCGGGCGGGACGAGCCCGGACGCGATCAAGGATCAGCTCATCCCGGCATCTTCGAACGACCCTCTCACGCCGTACTTCCATTGGTGGCCGAAGAAAGGGAGCACGGAATGGGTGCAATACCATTTCCAGGAACCATCGAAGGTCTCCGGGGTGACGGTGTATTGGTTCGACGATACCGGATCAGGGGAATGCCGCGTACCACAGTCGTGGGAGATCCAGTACCATGACGGCACATCGTGGAAGCCCGTGCAGCTGACATCCCCGGTCGAAACCGCAGTGAATGTGCCGTCGCATGTGACATTCGTTCCCGTGAAGACCATGGATATCCGGCTGATGATCACACTGCCGGCAGGGTTCTCGGCAGGATTGTATGAATGGTCACTCGAATGA
- a CDS encoding carboxypeptidase regulatory-like domain-containing protein: MKPMRSFCTSLLIILGICTAPAQDPAGRTFSFERHPLAAAIDSLSRWYGIPIIYREADVQEYRVSFACSACPFDRALTGILEGMPLDAIATGRQVIIRQRHIIAREDDGTVAGTVRDAVTGDAIAGAVVVLRRQDPAGAGPALRSCPSNAFGFFSLRSVVAGSYLLETRCVGYLVDVRPLEIDPKQESRCEIALRQSGIALEEMTVEGERMTGATGTGLSRGLFIRSIPGDPNEYILDGARIYNPAHFGGVLSTFHPEALNEIEIGRTGLPASFGGRIGGMLDLSLRDGMRERVTGTAGADLLGMHAAVEGPIDGATSFLVTARRGWPDAAIGGLSQHGTPTRLGTLEFIAKMNHRLSAGSGVTANAYLSSDQYSNATSSAAGVLSNDLRWWNTSYNVRWSAIVSSTLFAHAAASYTRYGFGLDHAFAPVTGTIAPSTYRIEDVTVKAEAEQYYDATHTFGGGVEITRHGIEGSISGFDALLAPYHLDAREVWDLSVYARDRIAMTEHVSAEVGVRATSFIGRTSTLSGIDPRFALHIAFTPATRAYLTFASINQFMHPYRNSGTFLFYPTPFWYPSDGDISPTTSVQFALGMTRDMGSGDVVLGIEGFYRYASRLHDAQWTGTVPRDLPDVIITGNGRAYGVDASLRKRTGPLSGAISYTISHTERWFGEVRGGVPFVPPFSPSHEIHLSIGYVPDDAWLLGALAVLDPGSWESEGFETGSVSPSSPADVSGVRFAVQGEFNDVNGSRLPGFERLELHVSRRIAFGGFSGSVSFRLINGYGLLDPVEWIYTPNPDHLLAWRSRIRKLALFPLFPVIGLSLRF; encoded by the coding sequence ATGAAACCGATGCGTTCATTCTGTACTAGCCTCCTGATCATACTCGGGATCTGTACGGCGCCGGCGCAGGACCCCGCCGGGCGAACGTTCTCGTTTGAGCGGCATCCGCTTGCCGCTGCCATCGATTCTCTGAGCCGGTGGTACGGCATCCCCATCATCTACCGGGAAGCGGATGTGCAAGAGTACCGTGTCTCATTCGCCTGCAGTGCATGTCCCTTCGATCGCGCCCTCACGGGGATCCTCGAGGGGATGCCACTCGATGCCATCGCGACGGGCCGGCAGGTGATCATCAGGCAGCGTCATATCATCGCGCGCGAGGACGACGGGACGGTTGCAGGGACCGTGCGCGATGCTGTCACCGGAGACGCGATCGCGGGGGCGGTCGTGGTTCTCCGGCGACAGGATCCTGCCGGGGCCGGGCCCGCTCTGCGGAGCTGTCCATCGAACGCCTTCGGATTCTTCTCACTGCGGTCGGTTGTCGCGGGAAGCTATCTCCTGGAGACCCGTTGCGTGGGCTACCTTGTTGATGTGAGGCCACTGGAGATCGACCCAAAACAGGAGTCACGATGCGAGATCGCGCTGCGCCAGAGCGGCATCGCGCTTGAAGAGATGACGGTGGAAGGGGAGCGGATGACGGGCGCGACGGGTACGGGCCTCTCCCGCGGCCTGTTCATCCGGTCGATCCCGGGTGATCCCAACGAATATATTCTGGATGGGGCACGGATCTATAATCCCGCGCACTTCGGGGGTGTGCTCAGCACGTTCCACCCCGAAGCCCTGAACGAGATCGAGATCGGGAGAACGGGACTCCCTGCCTCATTCGGTGGACGGATCGGGGGCATGCTCGACCTTTCGCTGCGCGATGGCATGCGTGAACGTGTGACGGGAACCGCCGGTGCGGATCTGCTCGGTATGCACGCCGCGGTCGAGGGGCCCATCGACGGTGCAACGTCCTTCCTGGTGACTGCACGGCGGGGTTGGCCGGATGCAGCGATCGGGGGACTTTCACAGCACGGCACCCCGACACGCCTGGGTACGCTCGAGTTCATTGCGAAGATGAATCACCGGCTCTCTGCGGGGTCCGGGGTCACCGCGAATGCCTACCTGAGTTCAGACCAGTACTCGAACGCGACGTCCTCCGCGGCGGGGGTCCTCAGCAACGACCTGCGTTGGTGGAACACGTCGTACAACGTCCGCTGGTCCGCGATCGTGTCGTCAACGCTGTTCGCTCATGCCGCCGCCTCCTACACACGGTATGGGTTCGGTTTGGACCACGCCTTCGCACCTGTGACCGGGACCATCGCGCCCTCGACGTACCGGATCGAGGATGTCACGGTGAAAGCTGAGGCAGAACAGTACTATGATGCGACGCACACCTTCGGCGGGGGCGTCGAGATCACAAGGCATGGCATCGAAGGATCGATCAGCGGATTTGATGCACTACTTGCACCATATCACCTCGATGCCCGGGAGGTCTGGGATCTTTCGGTGTACGCGAGGGACCGGATCGCCATGACCGAACACGTGAGTGCGGAGGTGGGCGTACGGGCGACCTCCTTCATCGGGCGGACAAGCACACTGTCGGGGATCGATCCCCGATTCGCTCTGCATATCGCATTCACGCCAGCCACGCGTGCCTATCTCACGTTCGCTTCGATCAACCAGTTCATGCATCCGTACCGGAACAGCGGCACGTTCCTCTTCTATCCGACGCCGTTCTGGTATCCGTCCGACGGGGATATTTCCCCGACCACCTCGGTACAATTTGCTCTCGGTATGACCCGTGATATGGGAAGTGGTGACGTCGTGCTCGGGATTGAAGGCTTCTACCGTTATGCATCACGCCTCCACGATGCACAATGGACCGGCACGGTTCCGCGCGATCTCCCGGACGTGATCATCACCGGAAATGGACGGGCGTACGGGGTGGATGCCTCGTTGCGGAAGCGAACGGGCCCGTTAAGCGGGGCCATCAGCTATACGATCAGTCACACCGAACGGTGGTTCGGTGAAGTGCGTGGGGGCGTTCCGTTCGTACCACCATTCTCTCCGTCCCACGAGATACATCTGTCGATCGGCTACGTCCCGGATGATGCCTGGCTTCTCGGAGCACTCGCCGTTCTTGATCCCGGGAGCTGGGAGTCGGAGGGGTTTGAGACGGGATCGGTCTCACCGAGTTCTCCGGCCGATGTCAGCGGCGTACGCTTCGCCGTGCAGGGCGAATTCAATGATGTGAACGGGAGCCGTCTTCCCGGTTTCGAACGGCTTGAACTTCACGTATCGCGGCGCATCGCCTTCGGCGGTTTCTCCGGCAGCGTGTCGTTCCGGCTCATCAACGGGTATGGGCTTCTTGATCCCGTGGAATGGATATACACACCCAACCCGGACCACCTGCTTGCGTGGCGCTCGCGCATACGGAAACTCGCGTTGTTCCCGCTGTTCCCGGTTATCGGGCTCTCGCTCCGGTTCTAA
- a CDS encoding FecR domain-containing protein: MKRTLIDRMWGWWKGEPRGHAAEQGIDRLIHSEAERLGTIDPDTHRRWLMLRNTITAVPEPRQTPATRIPARIIRPALVTGILASAAMMVFLLWRSTPVLDQTFATGRGQMSTITLADSSDVILNHTSEVLVAAMEPGKVRTVRLHGEAFFKVRKNGSPFQVITPAGSVEVLGTEFNVRERPGAFEVAVLSGKVRVRVPYRDGDRSVELTKGMVVLIAEGDTSCAAREIRYATYPGWMHNRLIFQDTPLASVCEELEARFDVRVRVSRSGAGRERISGTLESRTADQALASLATLTGLSLRHETDAFILY, encoded by the coding sequence ATGAAGCGCACACTCATTGATCGCATGTGGGGCTGGTGGAAGGGGGAACCGAGAGGTCACGCGGCCGAGCAAGGGATCGACCGCCTCATCCACAGCGAGGCAGAGCGCCTGGGAACCATCGACCCGGACACGCACCGGCGGTGGCTGATGCTCCGCAATACGATCACCGCGGTCCCTGAGCCGCGGCAGACCCCGGCCACCCGCATCCCGGCACGGATCATCCGCCCGGCTCTTGTCACTGGGATACTTGCCTCTGCCGCAATGATGGTGTTCTTGCTCTGGCGTAGCACACCGGTTCTGGATCAGACATTTGCTACGGGGAGGGGACAGATGTCGACGATCACGCTCGCCGACAGCAGCGACGTGATCCTGAACCACACGTCGGAAGTCCTGGTCGCGGCAATGGAGCCTGGCAAAGTCCGCACCGTTCGACTCCACGGCGAAGCATTCTTCAAGGTTCGTAAGAACGGGTCGCCATTCCAGGTCATCACCCCCGCCGGGAGTGTTGAAGTCCTCGGCACGGAATTCAACGTCCGTGAAAGGCCCGGCGCATTCGAAGTGGCGGTCCTTTCCGGGAAGGTACGCGTGCGCGTTCCCTACAGAGACGGCGACCGGTCGGTGGAACTGACCAAAGGGATGGTGGTGCTGATCGCGGAAGGCGACACGTCGTGCGCGGCACGGGAGATCCGGTACGCAACGTATCCGGGCTGGATGCACAATCGGTTGATCTTCCAGGATACACCTCTGGCTTCTGTCTGCGAGGAGCTCGAAGCCCGGTTCGATGTCCGGGTCCGCGTCTCACGATCGGGCGCCGGGCGGGAGCGGATCAGTGGAACGCTTGAGAGTAGAACAGCTGATCAGGCGTTGGCATCGCTTGCAACACTCACGGGACTCTCCCTCCGGCATGAAACCGATGCGTTCATTCTGTACTAG
- a CDS encoding sigma-70 family RNA polymerase sigma factor encodes MAGTQDEQHLIAAVKEGDLEAFETLFTRYQPALLRSITFQTRDVEAAHDIVQETFLRIWQHRGSLKPGLSFQALVYRIGLNLVRDMYRHADTRQRTAADVPPPLPPEGADPVNATAHALLQDELRRILREELPERCRAVFHLSRLEGLSTTEVAKQLHISPKTVENQLTKALRIVRRALRHHLPPDSRG; translated from the coding sequence GTGGCAGGAACGCAGGACGAACAGCACCTCATAGCGGCAGTGAAAGAAGGCGATCTCGAGGCATTCGAGACGCTCTTCACGCGGTATCAGCCGGCCCTTCTGCGCAGCATCACCTTTCAGACACGGGATGTCGAAGCAGCGCATGATATCGTGCAGGAGACGTTCCTCCGCATCTGGCAACACCGCGGGTCCCTCAAACCCGGACTGAGCTTTCAGGCGCTGGTGTACCGTATCGGTTTGAACCTCGTGCGTGATATGTACCGGCATGCCGATACGCGCCAGCGGACCGCGGCAGACGTTCCACCTCCGCTCCCGCCCGAAGGGGCGGATCCTGTGAACGCCACGGCACACGCACTCCTCCAGGACGAGCTGCGGCGCATCCTGAGAGAGGAACTCCCGGAACGTTGCCGCGCGGTGTTTCACTTGAGCCGGTTGGAGGGGTTGTCAACAACAGAGGTAGCGAAGCAGCTCCACATCAGTCCGAAGACGGTCGAGAATCAATTGACGAAGGCCCTCCGCATCGTGCGGAGGGCCCTCCGTCACCACCTGCCTCCTGATTCCCGTGGATGA